Proteins from a genomic interval of Arvicola amphibius chromosome 10, mArvAmp1.2, whole genome shotgun sequence:
- the Fam222a gene encoding protein FAM222A: MLACLQRTQDPPSQHLACPSKSLELRKCESVASSMHSARYPSPAELDAYAEKVANSPLSIKIFPTNIRVPQHKHLSRTVNGYDTSGQRYSPYPQHSTGYQGLLAIVKAAVVSSSSAVPAGHTKSVLKSVEGKRTKLSPATVQVGIAPYPVPSTLGPLAYPKPPEAPAPPPSLPAAATATSVIPLPGRGLPLPPSNLPSIHSILYQLNQQCQAPGAAPGACQGVAVPHPSPAKHGPMPSFPSMAYSATAGLPDCRKGAELSQGATPALTLAGATKPAGYAEGGLDYLLWPQKPPPPPPQPLRAYSSSTVASKSPETCGGRAFERANGSPHNCGVGLPTGFTVGQYFAAPWNSVLVTPTSDCYNPAAAAVATELGPGAARELTGPPADALSGLASKSVCNTAVLSSSLQSLEYLINDIRPPCIKEQMLGKGYETVAVPRLLDHQHAHIRLPVYR, from the coding sequence GCGAGTCAGTGGCCAGCTCTATGCATTCCGCCCGCTACCCAAGCCCAGCCGAGCTGGATGCCTATGCCGAGAAGGTGGCCAACAGCCCCCTGTCCATCAAGATCTTCCCCACCAACATCCGGGTGCCGCAGCACAAGCACCTGAGCCGCACGGTCAACGGCTATGACACCAGCGGCCAGCGCTACAGTCCCTACCCTCAGCACAGCACCGGCTACCAGGGCCTGCTGGCCATTGTCAAGGCTGCAGTCGTCTCCTCTAGTTCGGCTGTGCCCGCTGGGCACACCAAAAGTGTGCTTAAGAGCGTGGAGGGCAAGCGGACTAAACTGTCACCGGCCACTGTGCAAGTGGGCATCGCACCCTACCCGGTGCCCAGCACTCTGGGGCCTTTGGCTTACCCGAAGCCACCCGAGGCACCTGCCCCACCGCCCAGCCTACCTGCAGCCGCTACTGCCACCTCTGTGATCCCTCTGCCGGGCCGGGGCCTGCCCCTGCCACCTTCCAATCTGCCCTCCATCCATAGCATCCTCTACCAGCTCAACCAACAGTGCCAGGCCCCAGGCGCTGCCCCAGGCGCCTGTCAGGGTGTGGCTGTGCCCCACCCCAGTCCAGCTAAGCATGGCCCGATGCCCAGCTTTCCTAGCATGGCTTACTCAGCCACAGCAGGTCTGCCAGACTGCCGGAAAGGCGCAGAACTGAGCCAGGGAGCCACACCAGCCCTGACACTGGCCGGGGCCACCAAACCTGCAGGGTATGCAGAAGGTGGCCTGGATTACCTGCTATGGCCGCAgaagccacccccacccccaccccagccactccGAGCCTACAGTAGCAGCACCGTAGCCAGCAAGTCTCCTGAGACTTGTGGCGGGCGGGCATTCGAGAGGGCCAATGGGTCGCCCCACAACTGCGGTGTGGGGCTGCCCACCGGCTTCACCGTGGGCCAGTACTTTGCTGCCCCTTGGAACAGTGTTCTGGTGACACCTACTAGCGACTGCTACAATCCAGCAGCAGCTGCGGTAGCGACAGAGCTGGGGCCAGGAGCTGCCAGGGAGCTAACGGGGCCTCCTGCAGACGCACTCTCGGGCCTGGCCAGCAAGAGCGTGTGCAACACAGCGGtcctgagcagcagcctgcagtCGCTGGAGTATCTCATCAATGACATCCGGCCACCCTGCATCAAGGAGCAGATGCTCGGCAAGGGCTATGAGACAGTGGCCGTGCCCCGGCTGCTGGACCACCAGCATGCCCACATCCGCTTACCCGTCTACAGATAA